From Halorientalis litorea:
CATCCACAGGCCCAACCCCTGTCCGTGCCGGAGTGACGTCTCTTCACCCTTCTCGAGTACCTCGGCTTCCATCTCCGGCATCCCCGGACCGTCGTCGCTCACGCTGAGCTCGACCCACCCACCCTCCGGCGCGGCGAGTTCGATCTCAACTGTCGAGTGGTTCGACGCATCTATCCCGTTCTCGACCAGCTCACGGACCGCCTCGAAGGTCTCTACCGGAACTTGGGCCGACTCGCCATCCGGCACGTCGGTCACAACCGTCGCATCGGGGTACGTGTCTTTGACCGAGTGTTCCACGTCCAGTAGCAGTGATTCGTACCCCGTCGTCGCCTGCTGTTTCTCCTGTTTCCCGAGTACCTGCCGTATTTCCGATATCTTGTTGCTCATCGCGTCCCACTTGTCGAGCACCGTCTCTATCGTCTCGAACTGCTCGGCCCGGGCGTCCGCGTCCGCCGTCTCGGACATGAGCTGTGTCCAGCCGCGAATCTTGGTCAGGTCGTTTCGCATATTGTGCCGTAGTACCCGCTGCATGACCTCTAGATGCTGTCTGTACTGCTGTCGCGCGGTGACGTCACGACCCTCTGTGACGAGGAGGGAGACGGTGCCGTCCTCGTCGGTCACGGGTTTTATCGAGAAGTCTATCGTCGCGAGGCCGTTGGCACCGCGTGCCTCTGTCTCGTACCGGACGAACTCGCCGTTCGCAGCCCGGGCGATGGCGTCTCGGACGCCGTTTCTGGCCGTCTCGGAGTGTCCCCACCACGGAGCCTCCGGGAGCGGCTTCCCAATGATACTGTCGCGTTCGACGCCTGCGAACTCGAGGGTCGCGTCGTTAGCTTCGGCGAGTGTGCCATCCGGTTTCAAGAGGCCCGTGAACTGGAACGTCTGGTTGAAGATGCTCTCGAACCGCCGGGCGCGCTCCGTGCGTTCGGTCACGTTCCGGAGGTAGACGAGTATCCCGTCGATAGCCTCGTCGTCGAGCATGTTTCGATAGTGGCCTTCGACGTTGAACCACCCGCCGTCCGGGGACGCGAGACGGCATTCGGCAGTGACGTCTTTCGCGCCATCGACACAGTCGTAGAACATCTTCAGTGCGTGTTCTCGCCCGTCCGGGTGGAGGTAGTCGAAGAGGTTCTCGCCGACGAGGTCGTCGGGGTCGTAGTCAAAGACCCGTTCGGCCGAGCCACTGGCGTACGCGACAGTGCCGTCCGCTTCGAGGATGGTCACTACGTCGTCGGACTCCTCGACGAACCGCTCGGTTCGGCGTCGCTGTCGGCGTCGGTCTGTCATGTCGCGGACAATCATCGCGTACCCACGGAACTCGCCGTCGTCGGCTTCGAGCGGCGCGAACTGAGTGTCACCGTAGAACGTCGTCCCGTCCACACGAGCGCACTGCCCCTCGTGGGCACTCTCGCCGGCGATACGCGCCTGCTGGAGCAACCGTTCCGGCAGTCCCGACTCCCGGTCACTGTCGGGGTACAGTTCGGCCATCGCCATCCCGACGGCCGCCTCGGCGTCGTAACCGAACGTGTTCTCGGCACTGTCGTCCCACGTCTGGATGGTCCCGTCCTCGCCGATGGCGAGAAACACGTACTCGTCGACACTTTCTGTCAGCAGACGGAACCGCTCGCGCTCGGCTCTCAGTTCCCGCTCGCGTCGTACCTCCTCTGTCACGTCCTGTGCCAGCAGCAATCCGTGGGTCTCGGTCGACTGGCCGTCACTGTAGTCGACCGGAACGATCTGAATCCGGACTGTCCGGTCGTCGAGTTGGACCCGGCGGTCCGTGCGCTCGCCATCGAGGGCTGCTCGGGAGCGTGCCACGAGCTCGTCTCGGGCGTCGACATCGGGGAAGACCGTCCCCACAGCCATCCCGGAAATGTCCGACGCGTCGCGGTCGAACGCCGACAGGAGTTCGCCTGCGGCCAAGTCGTATTCGAGGTCCGTGTCGAACGTGAGAACGGCACCGTTCGGGATGTTCTCTGCGAGGCGCCGGTAGCGTCGTTCGTTTCGCTCGCGCTGTCGTTCCGCGTTCTTCCGGTCGGTGATATCCATCCCGGTGGCGAGGACCCGAGTCAAGTTCCCCTCGTCGTCGTACGTCGGGACGGCTCGCGTCCCGAGCCAGCGAACGGTGCCGTCGCCGTCGGTCGTCCGGAACTCATCGACCCACGACTCGCCGGTCTCGGTTATCCGCTCTAAGTTCTCCCGGACCCGGGCCCGGTCGTCCGGGTGGACCGTCTCTACGAATCCCTCGACGGATTCGACATCCCGGCCGACGATGTCGACGAGTGTCTCGTTCCACGTTACTGTGTCCGTCTCCACGTCCCACTCTGCGAGGCCGGTGTTCGTCCCCGAGAGCGTCAGTTCGAGTCGTTGGCGCTGTTCTCGCAGGTCGTCGTGGGTCTCTCGTCGGTCCATCTCGTAGCCGATCCACTGTCCGACCAGACTGATGAACGACCGCTCGAACTCGTCGAAGGGGTCCGCACGGGGTTCGGTCGCGGCGAAGCACAGTGTCCCGTACAGGTCGCCACTGGCGGCGACATCAGCCCCGAGGTACGTCTCTAGCTCGAACGTCTCGTAGGCTGGGTCGTCCGCCCAACCGTCCTCGGTGGCGTGTATGAGTGCCATGGGCTCGTCTCGCTCTATCGTCTCTCGGCAGTACGACTGTGAGAGCGGGACCGATTCGTCCGGCTGGAGGCGGTCGTGTGACCCGAAGCTGTCGACGATGGTCTGTGTGCCGGCCGCCGGTTCGGCGTCCGTCTCGATACGCGTCAAGAAGCCGTAGGGGAGGTCGAGATGGTCACTGACGGCGTCCAGAAGCATCGAAATCTTTTCCTCGAACGCCGTCTCGGGGTCGGTCGTGACCTCGTAGACACGCTCTATGAGGTCGATTCTCGCCTTGTTCTGTCGTTCGCGCTGCTTGCGCTCCGAGATGTCCACGAAAAGGGCGTTCGTTCCGGTCGTCTCGTCTCGTCGCGGGACCGCACGCAGAAGCGTATCCACCTGTTCGCCGTTCGCGCCCAGGAGCCGTCGCTCGGCCACCTCGAACTCGCCCGTGAGTGCGTCCTCGTACCCGCCGCCGGTGAGTTTGGACGTGGACAGGGCGGTGTAGAAGTGTTCGAGCGGTTCTCCCACTATCTCTCCGCGGTCGTATCCGAGTCGGGTCCGGAACTGCTCGTTGCACGACGCTACGACCGCCTCTCCGTCGACTTCCCGTGTTTGGACGAACAGTAGCGGTCCGTGGCTCAGGAACTGTTGTAGCCACTGGCTTCGCTCTCGGCGTTCGGTGACGTCCTGACTGATGCCGACGAAGTTCTGAACGGTCCCCTCCTCATCGGTGACCGGCGTGAGCGAGAGCCGCGTCCAGTACTCCGTTCCGTCTTTCCGGTAGTTACGGAGTTCGAGTGACACCGGCTCTTCGGCGTCGACGGCCTCGCGGAGCCGCGCTTCCTTCGCTGGGTCTGTGTTCGGTCCTTGGAGGAACCGCGGGTTGCGGCCGAGTACCTCCTCGCTGGTGTAGCCGGTCACGCGCTCGAAGCCGTCGTTGACGTAGACCAGTGGATTGTCGGCCCGTGTCGGGTCGGTAATCTGGATGCCGACGGTAGCCTCGTTCATGGCCTGTTCTTTGAGTTCGAGTTCACGTTCCCGGGTCTGGCGTTCGGTTTCGTCGCGGACGGTACAGACGAGTCGCCCGTCCTCGACCATCGTCAGGGAGAGTTCGGCGGGAAACGTCGACCCGTCGGGTCGGCTCCCCGTCACCATCCCACGCCAGTAGCCGTCCGCCTCGAGCGTCGGGAACGCCTCCGCTTGAAGCCGTTCGACCTCGTCCTCGTCGTACAGTTCGCGCCACGAGTGTCCGAGCAGTTGTTGTTTGTCCTCGAAACCGTACATGTCCACGTGGGACTGGTCGATGAAAACGTACTCCCCGTCCTCGAGCACCGCGACGCCGTCCCTCGCCGATTCGATGGCCTGCTGGAACGACTCCAACTGTTGTCGCCGCTCGTTCCGGGCGGTAATGTCCCGGAGTACCCCGGCCGTCCCACGGAACTCGTCGTTATCGATCAGTGCAAGCTGGTTCTCGACGACCAGCCGGCTACCGTCGACCGTTTCGAGGGTGAACTCCGCAGTCGTCGACCGGTCGTCTGTGGCGAGCAGGTCCGCTATCTGGTTGCGGATTCGTTCGACGTCCGAATCGTCCATCGTGGCCGACGGTCGCTTCCCGATTATCTCGCTGTCGTACCCGAACTCGCGTTTCGCCGCGTCGTTGACGAAAGTGAACCTGCCTTCGGTATCGAGCGCGTACACCGGGTCGTCGACGGCCTCGAGAATCGCTTCGTATCGCTCCAGTTCCTCGAACCGGTGGCGGCGTTCGATTTCTGTACCGACCCACTGTGCGACGAGTTTGGCGAACTCTCGTTCCCCCGGACTGAACGGCTCCGGTCGCGGTTTCGCCATCGAGAAGTTCACCGTTCCGTACGTCCTGCCGTCGACGACGACGGGCACTCCGATGTATGCACGGACGTTCTCCGCCGCCGGGTGACTCTCGTAGTCGGTATCCGCGGCATCGGCGAACGCGAGCGTCTCGGTCGTCTCGTTGGCGAGCGTCGCGTGACACATCGTCTCTTGGAGTTCGTACACGGCACCGGCCCGGTGTGTCCCGGTCGCGTCGACGACGGCCTCGACCTCGTAGTCGTCCTCGTCTACGTGTGAGAGGATTCCCGTATCGAGGCCGAGATGGTCACACCCCAGTGACAGCAGTCGCTCGATTGTTTCGTCGAACGCCTCGGCAGCCACGGTGAGTTCGTTCAGTCGACGGAGTAAACCTGCGTCAAGCTTTGGCTCCGCCGCGGTTTGTCGTGGGTCCGTCTGTGTGGTGCGGGATAGCTCCTGCACTGTCGTGCGGACGTAGCTCGACCCGTCGACTTCCACCGTTGTACTCGTGAGTTCGACCGTCACGTCACTCTCGTCTGCACGTTCGAGGGTCGTTCTGAGTGGGTCCGGCGTCCCGGCGACGCTGGTGTCGAGATACTCTCGAACAGCCCCGGTTGCCGGTTCGTGAGCGATATCGGCTACGTTTCTCCCCAGTAGCGTTTCGCGGTCGTACCCGGTCATCTCACGGGCCGCGGGACTGACCGCGACGATGACTCCGTCGTCGTCGCTGAGGAACGCGGCGTCGTCCGCCTCCTCGAACAACGCCCGGGCGGCGTGGTCTACCGACTGGTGCCCGTCGATACGAGCTAGTGCCGTTTCGAGGTGTGCTGCGATGGCTTCGGTGACGGTTACCCCTTCGTCGTCTAGCTCTGCCGGGTCCGTGACACCGAGGTGTAACGTTCGGTTGCAGCCGGCGGGAACGAAGACTTCTGCCTCAGTGCTTCCCGGAGGGTCGGTGTCGACTGTCGCTTCGGGCGTCGCGTCGGCCGAGAGTTCGCCCCCGCGTTCGCCGGACTGCTGGATGACCGACTCCGGTATTCGGTCCGGCGCAGTAACCGGATTGTCCGAACTCCGGCCCGACGAGGCGAGGGTGGACACCGTGTCCGTATTCGAGTCGTAGTCACAGACGCTCACGGCGGGTTGGTCGAACGCTGTCTCGGCCAACTCGACTGCACGAGTGACGGCGGCCGACACCGTCTCGGCCTGGCCGATCTCGGCCGACAGAAAGAGCAGCGAGGCAGAACTTGCAGAAGAGGGGTGAGTGTTTACCATGCAATACTATATGATCATGTAGTAATAAATCCCCCGTCACCAGTTTTTATTATTGATTCCAGTGGCCCGGCCGCTGAGTGGCTTGAATCCAGCTTCGAGTGCTTTCAAACCGGGTTTTTTACGTATACCTTCCCCGGAGCGGGCGAACTCCGCCCCTAATCTCACTTCTGAAACTTCCTTATCGGCGGCCAGAGCCGTATCTTTTTCAGTACGCTTGATACATTTCCACCGCTTCGAACGACTACCCGAGACTACTGACAACGAGTAATGTGTCACAGATTCGGGCCGCGGTGGCGGCCCACACGCTCACGTGTTTGTACGAGATTATGGTTTGCGCGGAGAGCCTAGGCCGGAATTTGAATCCGGGGTCTCGTCCTTACCAAGGACGCGCTTTACCGCTAAGCTACCCAGGCACTCAGGGTGCGTACACCCCGCTTTTCCGCCTTCTGCGCTCGAATTTACTACACAGCCGTATAAGAATGTGGTGAAAGCCACCGACTGTGCCGTACCGTGACGTGCCAAAGCAGTAATTGAAACCCTTCCGAAACTCGCCTCCTCGATGAAGCGAACCCCAATCGAAGCGTAGATTTAGTTGTCCATCAGGCAATACTGAGAGCGACGAAGCTCGGTTAGAAATCCGAAAGTGAAGCTACTTCGCCACCCTGTTTGTTTTCTTCAATCTGGACATCCGTATCCTCTACGGGGTTATGTGACACCTCGTACCCCTCCTCGGTTTCTCGAATATCCGAGACAGAGTAGAACTGAATCGGTTTCTCTTGCTTCGTCGTGACGGGGAAGTCGTAGTTATCAGCCTGATATTTAAACTCCTTCCCCTCGGGCAGACGCTCCTCAACGAACTCTTTGTGGTCGTCTAACCGTTGTTTGACGACTTCACGCGAGTATTCTGGAATATCTTCGACTCGTTGCTTGAACAACTGCACGAATTCCTCATCCAGTTCATATCCGACGGAGTTTCGCCCCGCGACCATCGCGGCGAACGAGGTCGTCCCTGTTCCCCAGAACGGGTCAAGCACAGTATCTCCATAGACAGAATACATATTGATGAGTCGATACGGAATCTCAAATGGGTACGCCGCAGAACGCTCTCTTAATTCGCTTTGTCCAAGAGCTTGAAGCACCCCTTTAATCTCCATCCAAACGTCGGAAAACCACTGGTTCCTTTCTTCGCAAAAGTACGCCGAATTGTAGCGTCGTTCCGACCCCGGCTCGAAGGTTCGACTATCCTTCCCGTTACGGAAGACGAGGATATACTCGTGTTCAAGCGTTACGTAGGCGTTGGGCGGGAGCATACCTGAACCCATAAACTTGGCTCCCGAATTGACGGGTTTGCGCCACAGAAGTTCAGGTAGAGGCTCGAATCCGAGGTCTTCGAAAGCGTTGATAATTCGAGACATATGCGAGGATGATTAGTGTAATCCCCATTACTCTACCGACACCCGCTATTTCGACCAATCTCTGACGAAAAATGTGAAAGACTGCTAATCAGCCTACCAGATTTGTTCTACCGCCGACGACCGCGTTTCCGAGTCTGAATGTAGATACTTCATCGTCGTCGTCACGCTCTTGTGGCGAAGTTGCTCCTTGGCATAGTGTGGCCCGACGTGATTCGCCCAATGAGTCGCCACGCCGTGCCGAATCGAGTACCACGTCACGTCCTTGTTCTTCGGGATTGAGACGTTCCCCTCCTCGATGAGTCGGCGCAGGAGATAGTTACACGACTTCGAGCTGTATCGCGTGCCCTTCTTCGTGAGCCACAGCTCGTCGCGGTCTTGGTACTTCTCGTAGATCGCAGTTCCATCGAATCAGAGGTCAAAACGATTCAGTGGTCGGCGGAGGTACGCGCACCGCCGGGCGGCGTCGGGTCCGTCCCAACCAACCCGGCCAGTCGCTCAACCGTCGCCTCCGCGAGCGCGGTTTCGGCGGCCGGCAGGTCGGCGGTGCCGACGGCCAGACCGGTAGCGAACTCCCGCAGACGGGCGGGCGCGCTCCCGCCGGCGGCAGTCGTCCCCGCGACGACGGCCAACTCGAACACGTCGGCTTCGAGATTCCCGTCGAGCGACGGGTCGTCGGTCTCCCGGCGGACGGTCTGGTCGCCACCGAACGACCGGACGACGGCGACGGCGGCCTCGGCGGCCTCCGTTCGGGCCAGCAGGTAGAACCCGCGTGCCACGAGGATGTCGGCGACGAGGACGTCCACGTCGGCGGCCGCCGCCGAAGCGGACTTCCCGGCCGTCTCGCCGTTCGTCGTCGCAGTCTCTCCCGGTGGCCACGCTTCGGGTCCCCCGTTCCACGGTTCTTCGTGTGCGAGTGTCCGTGTCAGCCGGAGCCCCTCGTAAATGAGTTGGACGGCCGCGGCGCGCTCGGACACCCCGTCCAGGCCGACTCGCTCGTCGACCGCACGCGCACTGAGTAGCGTCAGCGCGCCGGGCGCCATCGACCCACCTTCGAGGCGTTGCTCGACGCGCTCGAAGAGGCGGGCAGGGTCGACATCGTCGACGGCTTCCAGCGCCGCTTGCCGGACCGCAGCGGCTTCCTCCATTGACACGTAATAGCGGCGGGAAAGGCAAAGACCTTTGGAAACGACAGACCACGCCCACCCGTGATTACCACTGCCCGCGACGGGGATGTTCTCGTCGTCACGCTCGACCGACCCGACCGGCGGAACGCGCTCACGCTCGACGGCCTCGACGCCCTCGAAACGGCCGTCGCCGACGCCGACGCGCCCGTCGTCCTGCTTCGCGGTGCCGGTCCGGCGTTCTGTGCCGGGGCCGACCTCGACGTGGTCGCCGACATCGACCCCGAGGACGCAGAGCCGTTCGTCCGACAGGGCCAGCGCGTCGCCCGGAACATCGAGACGGCGGACAGCGTCGTCGTCGCCGGCGTCGACGGGGCGGCGCGGGGCGGTGGCGTCGAACTCGCCTTGGCCTGTGACCTGCGAGTCGCAACCGACCGCGCCACGTTCGCCGAGAACGGCGTCGCGCTCGGCCTGTTCGGCGCGTGGGGCGGCACCGTCCGTCTCCCGCGCATCGTCGGCGAGGGCGAGGCGATGGACATCGCACTCTCCGGGCGAACCCTCGACGCCGAAGACGCGCTCCGAACGGGACTCGTCTCCCGAATCGTCGACGACCCGCGGACGGTCGCACAGTCTATCGCGGCCAACGACGAGCGGGCACTGAGCGTGCTGGCGGCGCGACTGCGCGACGACGCCGACGCCCAGACCCAAGAGCGACGGGAGGCAGAGGCGTTCGCGGACTTGCTCGCACACGCCGACATCGTGGGGTCGTGAGTCGAGCGACCTGTCGCGAGAACCGAAAAGGTTGAATCACCGACTGTCCTACCAAGTCGAGTCAGGGGACAATGCCGGACTGTAACTACTGTGGGGAGTCGTTCGGGGACGAACAGTCGTATCTTCAACACTTACACGACGCCCACGAGGAGTCGGAGTTGAGTCGTATCGACCGCCGTCGCGTCGCGTCGGAAATCGAGGACAGTGGGGGTGGGTTCCCGACGGGGCCGGTCATTCTCGTCGGCCTCGTCCTGTTCACCCTCGCGATTACGGTGTACGTCGCCTTCTTCCTCGGCGGGGGCAACGGCAGTGCCGCGGCCGACAATCTCGCCGGGGACATCCAGCAGACGCCGACCGGCGTCGGAACGGTCCACGAACACGGCCCAATCGACGTGACTATCGACGGCCAGGCACTCGACTTCAGCCGCGGCGAGTTCCAGAACCCGCGGGAGTACCCCGCCTTCCACTTCGAGGGCGGGAACGGCGACATCTGGCACGTCCACGCCCGAGGCGTCACGCTCGAATACGCGATGTCGACGCTCGGCATCCGGGTCAACGAGACAGCCGTCGCCTACGACGGAACGGTCTACCGGGACAGCGACCCGAACACCTCGGTCACCGTCACGGTGAACGGCGAACCGGTCGACCCGCAGACGTACGTCCTCGACGGCACGGAGTCGACCGCCGACGCCGGACAGGGCGACTACATCCGCATCGAAGTGACCACGCAGTGACGGGGCGGTCGCCCCGTCCTCAGTAGAGCGGCGTCGGCCCGGGCGGCATCCGCCGTTTGTGCGCGCTTCCCTCGTAGAGTTCCCGGACCCTATCGACGGTCGCCGGGTCGACGCCGAGCGTCTCCGCCGTGACCGACTTCGAGAGCCGGCCGTCGATGTGGAGTGCCAGAATCGAGTCCAGCGTGTCGTAGTCCATCCCGAGTTCAGTCTCGTCGGTCTGGCCCGACCACATCTCCGCGCTGGCGGT
This genomic window contains:
- a CDS encoding tyrosine-type recombinase/integrase; the encoded protein is MYEKYQDRDELWLTKKGTRYSSKSCNYLLRRLIEEGNVSIPKNKDVTWYSIRHGVATHWANHVGPHYAKEQLRHKSVTTTMKYLHSDSETRSSAVEQIW
- a CDS encoding enoyl-CoA hydratase/isomerase family protein produces the protein MITTARDGDVLVVTLDRPDRRNALTLDGLDALETAVADADAPVVLLRGAGPAFCAGADLDVVADIDPEDAEPFVRQGQRVARNIETADSVVVAGVDGAARGGGVELALACDLRVATDRATFAENGVALGLFGAWGGTVRLPRIVGEGEAMDIALSGRTLDAEDALRTGLVSRIVDDPRTVAQSIAANDERALSVLAARLRDDADAQTQERREAEAFADLLAHADIVGS
- a CDS encoding DUF7114 family protein; this translates as MEEAAAVRQAALEAVDDVDPARLFERVEQRLEGGSMAPGALTLLSARAVDERVGLDGVSERAAAVQLIYEGLRLTRTLAHEEPWNGGPEAWPPGETATTNGETAGKSASAAAADVDVLVADILVARGFYLLARTEAAEAAVAVVRSFGGDQTVRRETDDPSLDGNLEADVFELAVVAGTTAAGGSAPARLREFATGLAVGTADLPAAETALAEATVERLAGLVGTDPTPPGGARTSADH
- a CDS encoding PAS domain S-box protein, translated to MVNTHPSSASSASLLFLSAEIGQAETVSAAVTRAVELAETAFDQPAVSVCDYDSNTDTVSTLASSGRSSDNPVTAPDRIPESVIQQSGERGGELSADATPEATVDTDPPGSTEAEVFVPAGCNRTLHLGVTDPAELDDEGVTVTEAIAAHLETALARIDGHQSVDHAARALFEEADDAAFLSDDDGVIVAVSPAAREMTGYDRETLLGRNVADIAHEPATGAVREYLDTSVAGTPDPLRTTLERADESDVTVELTSTTVEVDGSSYVRTTVQELSRTTQTDPRQTAAEPKLDAGLLRRLNELTVAAEAFDETIERLLSLGCDHLGLDTGILSHVDEDDYEVEAVVDATGTHRAGAVYELQETMCHATLANETTETLAFADAADTDYESHPAAENVRAYIGVPVVVDGRTYGTVNFSMAKPRPEPFSPGEREFAKLVAQWVGTEIERRHRFEELERYEAILEAVDDPVYALDTEGRFTFVNDAAKREFGYDSEIIGKRPSATMDDSDVERIRNQIADLLATDDRSTTAEFTLETVDGSRLVVENQLALIDNDEFRGTAGVLRDITARNERRQQLESFQQAIESARDGVAVLEDGEYVFIDQSHVDMYGFEDKQQLLGHSWRELYDEDEVERLQAEAFPTLEADGYWRGMVTGSRPDGSTFPAELSLTMVEDGRLVCTVRDETERQTRERELELKEQAMNEATVGIQITDPTRADNPLVYVNDGFERVTGYTSEEVLGRNPRFLQGPNTDPAKEARLREAVDAEEPVSLELRNYRKDGTEYWTRLSLTPVTDEEGTVQNFVGISQDVTERRERSQWLQQFLSHGPLLFVQTREVDGEAVVASCNEQFRTRLGYDRGEIVGEPLEHFYTALSTSKLTGGGYEDALTGEFEVAERRLLGANGEQVDTLLRAVPRRDETTGTNALFVDISERKQRERQNKARIDLIERVYEVTTDPETAFEEKISMLLDAVSDHLDLPYGFLTRIETDAEPAAGTQTIVDSFGSHDRLQPDESVPLSQSYCRETIERDEPMALIHATEDGWADDPAYETFELETYLGADVAASGDLYGTLCFAATEPRADPFDEFERSFISLVGQWIGYEMDRRETHDDLREQRQRLELTLSGTNTGLAEWDVETDTVTWNETLVDIVGRDVESVEGFVETVHPDDRARVRENLERITETGESWVDEFRTTDGDGTVRWLGTRAVPTYDDEGNLTRVLATGMDITDRKNAERQRERNERRYRRLAENIPNGAVLTFDTDLEYDLAAGELLSAFDRDASDISGMAVGTVFPDVDARDELVARSRAALDGERTDRRVQLDDRTVRIQIVPVDYSDGQSTETHGLLLAQDVTEEVRRERELRAERERFRLLTESVDEYVFLAIGEDGTIQTWDDSAENTFGYDAEAAVGMAMAELYPDSDRESGLPERLLQQARIAGESAHEGQCARVDGTTFYGDTQFAPLEADDGEFRGYAMIVRDMTDRRRQRRRTERFVEESDDVVTILEADGTVAYASGSAERVFDYDPDDLVGENLFDYLHPDGREHALKMFYDCVDGAKDVTAECRLASPDGGWFNVEGHYRNMLDDEAIDGILVYLRNVTERTERARRFESIFNQTFQFTGLLKPDGTLAEANDATLEFAGVERDSIIGKPLPEAPWWGHSETARNGVRDAIARAANGEFVRYETEARGANGLATIDFSIKPVTDEDGTVSLLVTEGRDVTARQQYRQHLEVMQRVLRHNMRNDLTKIRGWTQLMSETADADARAEQFETIETVLDKWDAMSNKISEIRQVLGKQEKQQATTGYESLLLDVEHSVKDTYPDATVVTDVPDGESAQVPVETFEAVRELVENGIDASNHSTVEIELAAPEGGWVELSVSDDGPGMPEMEAEVLEKGEETSLRHGQGLGLWMARTIVRQAGGDVSVDTGPDGTEVCVRLPTETARSDKGVPGR